The segment GGCCTATGCCTATGTCACCTATGAAACTGCTTATTTAAAAGCGAATTATCCCGTTGAATATATGGCGGCTTTATTAAGTGCAAATAGTGGGGATACGGATAAAATTCAAAAATATATTGAATCTTGTCAAAAATCTCTGGGAATTCAGGTAATCCCCCCAGATATTAATCTTTCGGGTATGGATTTTACCCCATCAGATCAGAGTATTATTTTTGGACTTTCTGCAATTAAAAACGTGGGAGAAGGTGCTATAGAACATTTATTAGAAGTTCGTAAAGAAGGAGGAGAATTTAAGAGTTTTCCCGATTTATGCGATCGCATTAACTTACAAATGGTGAATAGTCGCGCCTTAGAAGCCTTAATTAAATGTGGAGCATTAGATAAACTGAACCCCAACCGTCGCCAAGCGATTGATCATTTAGATAAATTAATTTCTTGGGCACAAAGCAAAGCTAAAGATCGGGCTGTTGGTCAACAAAGTATATTCGATATTTTAGGAGGGGGAATCAATACAAAAAATACCCACGAAGATGCGCCAAAACCAGCAAAACTTGAGGATTTTAAAGTTCAAGAAAAACTACAATTTGAAAAAGAATTATTAGGATTTTATGTTTCTGAGCATCCTTTAAAATCTATCTTAAGATGGATTTCTGTAGATGAAAGAGTGACTTTAGCAGAATTAACGGATAAAAAATCTAAAGTTAAAGTAGTAGTTGTAATCACTGCTATTAAACCCCATACGACCAAAGACGGGAAGCGGATGGCATTTTTACAAATTGAAGATTTAACAGGACAAATGGAAGCCATTATTTTCCCAACAACTCATCAAAAAATTAAGGATTTTCCCAAGGGAAATGATATAGTTTTAATCACGGGTAAAATTGAAAAAAAGGAAGATAAAACTCAGTTTATTATTGATGAATTACAATTAGCCGATACCCTCCCTCGTCTTGAAAAACTCCCGACTCCTCTATTAGAAGATTTGGAAATAGAAGAATCAGAATTTATGGTACTTTTACATTTAAACCCGCAACAAATCTTCAATGATGATACCCTGGGACGAATTAAACTATTTCTTTCAGAACAATCTTCAAGTGATCCACAACAAGCCCATATTCCTGTGGGTGCAGTTATTACCACTCCATTAATTCAGAAACCTCAATCATTAATTCTCTTTGATCGTTTCTTTTGGGTACAGAATGCAGAAGAGACAATTAGTTACTTAAAATCCAAAAATCTTAATGTCGAAATTTCGCCGAGACTGGATTTAAAAAAGCACCCTGATTTTTAAAATTTCTCTAAAAAATGTTGAGGAAATTGTTGTTTTAAAGCGATAAAAACCGGACAGGCTTTTTGTTCTTGCTGATTTTCTGGTTTATGCCAATTGTAAGCAGAAAAACGCGATGCAGCCATCCAAAGAAAACGCTTGGCTCTAGTCATGGCAACATAGAGTAATCGATATTCCTCTGCGGTTTTTAAATCCTTGGCTTGTTCCCAAGCGGTAGCGACATCAGGAATCGATTCTTCTCCATGAGATGCGGCTCGAATTTGAGCGCGTGCGACTTCAGAAAGGGTTAATTCTCCTAAAAATTTTGTTTGGGATAAAACTCGTAAACTACCGGGAATTGTAGACTCTTGTAAGAAGGGAATAAACACATAATCCCAATCTAATCCTTTGGCTTTGTGCATAGTAATTAATGTTAATTGACCTTCTCGCGTATAGGGACTTTCTTTAGAGGTTTCTTCATCATCAATATCAACGGGTTCAAACCGTTCAGAACTAACAATATCGTTTAAAACATCTAAAATTGTTCCCATTGAATGGTTCCCAGATGTGTTTTTAGCAATGCGTTCTGCTAATTTATCAGCCGTTGCTAATTCCGTTCTTTCATAGCGCAAGGATAACGCTAAAAAGGAGATCAATTGATAGGGAGGAAGTTCTAAACGCGCTTGTAATAATTGACAACAAAAATAACGACATTTCCGAATTTCTTCTGATTGTGGCGGATCAAGGGGGCCAGGATACAAAAATTCTTCGGGATGAATCGCAATTTTATTATAATCTAAATTCGGAATTAAATTGCGATCGCCTAATACTTTTAACGCTAATTTTAAATAATCCGGTGAATGGGGACGATCTAAAAATTGTAATAAAGATAAAATTTCTGCTGGGATTTTAGAATTTCGCGCCTGTTGGGAAGCATCATAAATCCGAATTTTAGTTTTAAATTCTTCGGGAATTTTAATATTATACAATTGGGGATTAGTAAAAACGCTAGAAATAAACTCTCCTTGTTTATTCTCTCGAAGTAAAATAGCAAATTTACCTTTAGGATCGTCTTGAATAATCGTCATAATTCGTTCCACAATCCACTCAACGGTTTGATAAATATCCGCAGGTTCACAGAGTTCTAAACCTCGACTGTATGCGGGAGGATTAGCATTCGATTGATGGTCATTCAATCCGACTAAACGAATCATTTGCTCTTGAAAAGGTTGTTCATTTCCGGCTAATTTTGATCGATTTACCCAGGACAACATATAGTTAGCTGCATCAATAATAATCGCACTACTTCGTCCTGCTTGATCCATTGTGGCTAATCGTTTTAACTGTTCACAATCATTACAAAAACGACGAAAATAAATCGGATCAGCCGGAGTAAAGGTTGAGTTAATCGCTTGATTAGGATCACCGACTCTAACCAAATTCAAAGTGTCTAAATCATCAGTAATTGACTCAGAAGAACAAGCTAAAATTCTCAAGAGTTTACTTTGTAGAGGGGTAGAATCTTGAGCTTCATCTTCAAAAACGGCAAAAACTTGATTTTGCCAAACTTGACGAATTGTGGGATTTTCTAAGACTCGCAAGGCTGCTAAAATCATTTCATCATAATCAATTAAATTCTGCGATCGCAATATATTTTGATAATTTTCATATAATCCTCCTGCTATTTTTAAAACTTCATAATCATCAGGAATTTGTTCTGAAATTTCTTTTAAATCTTGGGGTTGCAGTCCTGAACTTTTGGCTTCTTGAATCACTTTCCAAGCTAAATTCGGTAAAACTTCTGTCCGTAAAACCGATTGACGTCTTAATCTTTCTGTTTCTTCTCCATCAAATTGAACTCCCTCAATTAACCGTTGATAATGGCGAGGATTAGCAGCAATCCACTGTTCAACACAGGTGCGAGTAATTCGATTACTGGGAGTGGGTAAAATTAAAGTAAAATTGTCTAAACTTAATCCCGATAATTCAGGATGTTTTAAGGCAATATTTAAAGCTAAACCATGCAATGTATAAACAAAAAACCCTCCTAAAGGTAATCGCATTTCTTTGAGTTCTTGACTAACTTTAGCTCGAATATTTGCAGCGGCTGAACGAGTAAATGTTACAATAACTAATTGATGATTTCCATGCAGTTGATAACGAGCGATGGCTAAAGTGGCTGCAAAGGCCATTCCCGTTGATTTCCCAGCACCTGGAACGGCAGAAATCGCTAATGGCCCCCCCTTCCAATCTGCCATTTGTTGTTGACCTGGACGTAAACTTTGATAAATTTCTTCAATTTTTTGCGCTCGAAATGCTTGAATTTGCTCAATATTTTCTAAGGAATTCGTTGTCAGATCAGAAACGACCGATTCCGCTTCTGGCGTTGGTATAGAATAGAGGGAGGAAACTTGATCAAGATCAAAATCGTCTGTCATTTTAGGCTCAATATTAAAGGGAACATTAAAAATAAACGGTTACGTTAGGAATATTTTTATTGAGATATGATCCAAATTTTATCAGGGTGCAGGAAATTTTAAAAGGATATTGAAGGGATCTCAGAGTATTTTTTAGGAAGGTTCTACTATGAATAGTCATCAAATTCGCACTCAGACCGCATCAAAGCTAGGATTTTGCCTAGGATTAATTGTATCAACTTTCGCCTTATTCAGTTGCAGTTCTCTCAATGAAAGTAATTCTGCAAAAGTCATGAGTTCCCCGGCTAACGCACCTGTCCCGGCGGCAGAAAGCCGACAAATGGCTGATTCTGCACCGGAACAAACGACTCCAGAACCTAAAAAACAATCCCAATTAATTAAACGCGCTCAATTGACGTTAGTAGTACAGTCCATTCATCAAACCACAGAATCCATTACTGAAATTATACGCAAACAACAAGGAGATATTTTAAAATTTGAAGCTCAAAAATCCCCAGATAATAGTCAGCGTCAAACGGCTTATTTAGAGTTTAGAGTTCCCCAACAACGATTAGAAACAACGTTAAATTCTTTAGCCAAATTGGGAACAGTAGAAAATCAAATGATTACAGCCGAGGATGTTTCTGATCAATTAGTAGATTTTCAAGCTCGACTGCGAAATTTACGCAAATCGGAAGAAATGGTCTTAAAAATTATGGAACGTTCCGGTTCCGTTGGAGATGTTCTCAAAGCGGCTAATGAACTGAGTACGATTCGAGAATCTATTGAACGCATTGATGCTCAGTTAAGAAGTTTACAAAATCAAGTGGCTTATTCTACGATTACTTTAAATATTGAATCAGTAGTTTCTGCTACTCCAACTCAAGAAAATTTGGGGTTAAGAGTACAAGAAACCTGGGGAATGGCGACTCATGCAATGGGAGAATTCACTTGGTTATTAGTAGGATTAATGTTGTGGTTATTGGCTTTTAGTCCTTATTTATTAATCATTGGAGGTGCAGTTTATGGTTATCGTTGGTATCGTCAGACTCAAATGAAATAATCAACAATTGTAAGGGTGGGTTTACCTCCATCAGTGTCAAGTTAAGCCGAAAACCCGTGATTACAGTCGAGAACAGATCCCCCTAAATCCCCCTTAAAAAGGGGGACTTAGATCTCCTGTTCCCCCCTTGTTAAGCCAGGGCTGTTTCATTCTCGGATCTAAAATGCGATCGCTAAACTCTAAAAGCCTTTTTCTGTAAAGAAAAGGAGAATTATTTCAACAGTTTTGATATTTTCTGTTTAAATAGGGTCTAAAACTTGCCCCAGATCAAAGGTTTAGCGATCGCAAAAAATTAGAATGAAACAGCCCTGCTTGTTAAGGGGGGTTAGGGGGGATCATTGACTTCGGATCAGATAGCGCGTGAATTCTGGTTTGATCGCCTACTTCTAGCGTTAAGTTGACACTAATGAGTAACCCCGCCCCAACAGCCAACCGTCAACAATTCGTTATTCATCAATTTGCCAAACATCATGATTTTGATCCTCATCCCATACTTTCTTCGGACGCACCACTAACAGCAATTTTCCCAGTAAATTAATCCCTGGATTTTCATCAAACCATTGTAAGTCTAAATGATTAGATTCTTCTACTAAGAAATAGGCATCTCCATTCCATTCTCGTTGAGAGCGATCTACAATGATTAAAACAGGTTCCGGTTGACCGGGTAAAGGATTGGGTAAATTAGCACTATTCCCTAAAATAGCAACGGGATCTTCAGCATTCATCACCACTTGCCACCCCGGAACCCCAACCCAAGCCGCATTTCCTGACGATTTAACAATGCGAAATTTCCCTAATTCTTCAATCAAAGGAACTGCCGTAAAGTCTGATAAAGTTATAGGAAATTCCCCCGCTACCGGGATTAATCGCGGCAGATATTCTTCAGTTTCTAAACGATAAATGGGTAAACTAGGCGCGGAACGTTTTGTAATAACTGAAAAATCCGTTAACAGTTGTTCAATTTTTTCTCTGGCGGTTGCGGTGTGAGCATATTTTAACCCTTTGGCAATTAAACGCGATCGCTCTTGCAAATCATTGTGTTGTCGTGCGGATTTCAAAGCTTGATAAGCTAAAATATCTCCAGGATGATTAGAAAAGCCTTCTGGGAAAATCGAAAACCGAGAGAATTCTTTCATTGCTTTTGCTAATTCTCTGGCTTCATCAGCATCTAATTTACGTTGATCAGCAAATTCTGTGGCAATAATTCTTTCATCTTGGTTCAAAATCCGAAATTCATATAAAATATCACTCCCCCGATGTTGAAAATGGGATTGAATTTCCTCGGCTAAATTGCCTTTAACTAAGGAGGTAAACACCTGTGAAGCTACAATCACTTGATTTTGTTGAATCGGTTCAAATCCCGTTTCTTCAAAAATTTGTTGGGGATTATAACCTGATTTTTGTAACTTAGCACAGGCATCACCCCACTCGACCCAATTTCCTTGTTTACGACGTAATAATTGCACTAAATTAGCAGTATTTGCCGAAGGGTCTGGCTCCGAAGACAGGGGAAGGGAAGGATCTTGTGGTGTTTGACTCATAAATTATCGGGGTTAATCGGTCTTAAGATTGGAATGTCCTGAAAATATCAACTTTCTGTCTAAACGTTTAATTTATCATAAACGATGGGCAATTATAAATCCATTAACTTTAAAACTACAGGGATTTTTGTTGTCGGTTAACCGTCAACAGTCAACGCTCAACGGTCATCGTTAATTGATATATAATTTCTGACGAGTATGTTGAGCGGCGCGTAATAAATTTTGGGCTTCTGAAGTTACCGTTGTACTTGCTGGAACCTGTTCTAACGTGCTAATAATATCTGTTAATTGACTAATTAAGGAACCAATATCAGGATCTTTAGAACGAGCTAATTTTTGCCATTGAGCAATAGCAGATTTTGCCTGTTTAACCGATTCAATTGCATCTTTTTCCGCTTCTAACCGAATTTCGACAATCCCTAAATTCGATTGATATTCTGCTAATTTTTTCTGAGCTTCTGAATAGCTGGGGTTCTCTGTCGGAACTTTTTCTAACCGACGAATTGCCTGCTCCCATAATTTAATCACTTGTTGCCATTCTTGAGCCGTATGAGGCGGATTTTGAGAAGCTTTTGCCGCTTGACTTGCAAATTGCATCGCCGCATCAATTAACGTATTTCCTTGAATACTTCCCGCTACAAATCCAAGCTGTTGTTGAAAATCTCGTTGAGCCGTCCCTAACTGTTTTTGAGCTAATTTTCCGGCTAAGGTTTGGGGGGGTATTTTCTCTAATTGATCAATGGCGGTTTGCCAAACAGCAATGGTTTGTTGTTGTTCATTTCCAGGAGGAATTTTTTGGAATTTTTGCTGCGCCTCTTTAATTGATTGTTCAGCTTTTGTATATTCCTGATAGGCATTTTGTTCTTGAAAAATCTTAGATTCCATCCGTCCGATATTCTTGCGAGCGCCTTCATATTCATCGAAAGTAAATCGCCAAATGCAACCCATAAATGAACAATAAGCTTGAGGATAATACCCTAAAAACCAAACGGGTAATTGATCTAAATGTTTTTGAGCTTGTTTAACTTTTCCTACGCCTAATTCAATATCAGTAATCGCTGTTGCTTGATTAATTAATTGATCGGATTGTTCTACTAACGACACGGCTTGTCGATAGTTATAATCCATATTAATATAACTTGGAAGTAATAAAATTGGCAAGGTTTTAGCGACCGGAAAACGGATCATCGGGTAAGGTAAATTAGCCACAGCCACTATTCCCGCTAATCCTCCTAAAATTGCCGTTCCCCAAACTACTTTAGCAAAAATTCCGGGAGGACGATTCGCTTTTGCAGCTTGTTTTAAAACGGTTTCGCTAAAACTGGGAAATTGATCGGAAATTAAGTCTCGTAACTCATCTATAGTTAAGGGATCTCCCGCTTGCGATCGCATTTTTTCCAATCGTTTCAGAATAATTTTTTCCCCCACATCCCCCACTAAATCCTTTTGAGCACATTTTTTAACTTCTGGTTTTAAAATTTCAAAAGCCTGATCATAGAGTCTTTTCATTTCTCATATTCTCCTAATTTTATACAGGAATCCTATTTGGGTTTATAACAAAAATAAATGCTCAAATCTACATTCTTTCTATTCCCTACTCCCTATTCCCTATTCCCTATTCCCTATTCCCTATTCCCTATTCCCTATTCCCTGTTCCCTGTTCCCTGTTCCCTGTTCCCTCTTAAATTACTGATACCGACTTAACTCAACTCGATATCGTTGTTTTTTTGTAATCACAATATCCTTCACTTCTAAACGTCCTTTTCCCCGAATAGCAATTAAATCCCCGGATTTCACTTGATGACTAGCTTGGGTGATTTCCTTCCAATTCACCCGCACATCTCCCCCATCAATTAAACTCACCATTTTGCTCCGAGACATTCCAAAACCAGCAGAAGCAACTGCATCTAAACGCAGGGAAGCTTCTACCGTTGTTAAGTCTTTTTTCTTGGGTTCTTTAACCTTTAATTCACCGGGATCAATTCGTTGTGTTTTCACTGGAACAGAACGAACTTGTGTCAGATTTAATTCTAAAAAATCTGCTAATTCTGGCGTCACAATAGTTTGGGCACCTCGTTCTCCTAAAACAATAATATCCCCCGTTTTATCTCGAACAATACCCGTCCCTAACATCGATCCTAAAAAGTCTCGATGGGTAGCAGGATCAAAGAGAAAATTCCCTGAAATCTCTAAAACCACAACGCTCACCTGGGAGGGATCAAGTGGTAAGTCAGATCGAGCAATTCCTAGACGTTGGCGTTCCGCTTGGGGATAGCCTCCCCAGGCGACCATCTGTAATTCTGTTAATCGACTAAAAACCTTTTCCGATTCTGCCAATTCGGGAGGAGAAAGGAAATCCGTTAAGGTAATTTCCCAGTTTTTGAGAGCTTGTTCTGCTAGATCCAGAACTCGTGCTAGACTTTCTCGATTTTCAATGCCTTTTAAAAGTTCATCTCGAGGTAACATTAGGCGATTTTAGGTGAACGAGGATAGAAAAATTCTCCGTATTGATGATAACATTTTTAACAAAAATTCGAGTCGTTTTAACGAATGTTAAAACATGGTATTGTCTCCCACCGTATAGCCTTGAAGATTTTCCGGTTCCAAAGGCCTTAAAACACGAGTGGCTCTCCGCATCAGGGTTTCTGAACCCGTGACTACGACTAAATATTTCCCAGCGTTGAGGCGGTTGCGATAGGGTAAAGCATCACCACCCCCAACAATTAAACCCACACCGCCGCCAGCAAGAATACTCCCTAATCCCCCGGAAATCCCACCGAGAACAGCCCCGATTAAATGATTTCCGACCTCTCCAGCCCAGGCAAACGTGTCTAATCCGGTAATTAAACTAAAGCAAAAACCGGAAACAAATCCAAAGGGAATTAACCAAATTGCCATTAACTTAACTTGTTTAATGGCGCTTTCGTTCGGGTCAATTAAGCCAAATTCATCAGCCGTTTTATAGCCTTTTCCTAAAATACTGATTTGGGTTGTCGGAATACCTTCTTTTTCTAATTCAACATAGGCCGTTTCAGCTTGCAGGCGATCGGACAGGACAGTGACAAGATAGTTCATGAGAATAGTTGAGGATATGCAATCAATCTATTGTTAGTGTACACAATAGCCTGCACCTGTTCACCCATACCCAATATCCCAGCAAAGCTAAATTTTTTCCGAGGATTCTCAGTAGATAGACCCATTAACAGTTAAAATAACCTACTGCGGTATTTACTTAGACCGTTAATTTGGAAGAAAGAATAACTTGTGAAGATTCTCTCGAACATCCCCCTAGCGGATTGTGTCAGGGGGTGATCTTCCGTTTCCTGCTATTGCAAACCATTTCCCTAAATCATGCCCAAGGTTCTTGTATCCGATTCGATTGATCAAGTTGGTATAGACATCCTCTCTCAAGTCGCTCAGGTGGATGTCAAAATAGGTTTACCCCCAGAAGAACTGGTGCGGATTATTCCAGAGTATGACGCTTTGATGATCCGGTCTGGAACTCGTGTAACCCAAGAAATGATTGAAGTCGCCGATAACCTTAAAATTATTGGTCGCGCCGGGGTTGGCGTGGATAATGTGGACGTTCCCGCCGCCACCCGCAAAGGGATTGTTGTCGTCAACTCCCCCGAAGGAAATACCATTGCCGCCGCCGAACACGCCTTGGCGATGATGCTGTCTCTGTCTCGCTACATTCCCGATGCTAACCAATCGGCTAAAAGTGGAAAGTGGGATCGTAAAAGCTTCATTGGCGTAGAAGTTTATAAGAAAACCCTAGGAATTGTGGGGTTGGGTAAGATTGGTTCTCACGTCGCAGCAGCAGCGAAAGCGATGGGGATGAGACTCTTGGCTTATGACCCGTTTATTTCCCAAGAACGGGCTGATCAAATTGGTTGTCGGTTAGTGGACTTGGATCTGTTGATTCGGGAGTCCGATTATATGACGCTACATATCCCTAAAACCAAAGAAACCTATCATCTGTTCAATGGGGAAGTCTTCGCTAAAATGAAGCCCACCGCCCGCTTGATCAACTGTGCTAGAGGCGGTGTCATCGATGAAGCAGCCTTAGCTGAAGCTTTACGGAATGGTCAACTGGCGGGAGCCGCCCTAGATGTGTTTGAAAACGAACCCCTAGAAGCTGATTCTCCCCTGCGGGAATTGGGCTCTAAAATTGTCCTCACTCCCCACCTGGGAGCTTCTACAGAGGAAGCGCAAGTGAATGTGGCGATCGATGTCGCTGAACAAATTCGGGACGTGTTACTGGGCCTGCCAGCCCGTTCTGCGGTGAATATTCCAGGGTTGTACCCGGATGTTTTGGAAAAACTCAAACCCTATCTGCAACTGGCAGAAACTCTGGGTAATTTGGTCGGTCAGTTAGCTGGGGGACGAGTCGATTTCCTCGATGTCCGTTTACAAGGGGAATTGGCTGGAACTAATAGCCAAGCGGTGGTTGTGGCTTCTCTGAAGGGGTTACTGTCCCAAGCTTTACGCGAACGGGTGAACTATGTAAACGCTAGTATTGAAGCCAAAGAACGGGGTATCCGAGTGATTGAAACCCGTGATGCTTCGGTGACGGACTACACGGGATCGCTGCATTTAGAAGCAAAAGGGACTTTAGGCAGTCATTCTGTTACCGGAGCCTTATTAGGAGATCAAGAAATTCGGATCACCAGTGTTGATGATTTCCCGATTAACGTTCCTCCTACCCGTTATATGTTATTTACCCTTCACCGGGATATGCCAGGGATTATTGGTAAAATTGGCTCGCTTTTGGGCAGCTTTAATGTCAATATTGCCAGTATGCAAGTCGGACGTAAAATCGTGCGGGGGGAAGCTGTCATGGTCTTAAGCCTCGATGACCCTTTACCCGAAGGTATACTGGCAGAAATTATGAAAGTCTCTGGCATCCGTGATGCCTATACGGTAACGCTGTAATCAGTTATCAGTTATCAGTTATCAGTGAAAGAAGTTGACAGTTGATTAGCTGTTTATGCAGGCGGATAGCCGATGCAAAAAACTCACGATTAGTCAGTTTCTACACCGATGACTGATGACTAATAACTAATCACTGATGACTAATAACTGATGACTGATGACTGATGACTGATAACTGATAACTGATTAATGATTATGGCTAATAGTTGGTGGGAAATTAAGGTATTGTGTGATCCGATGCTAGAGGATGATGTCTTCTGGCGCGTGGAAACGTTTGGTTGTCGGGGAACGGCCAGTCAAATTAAAAATAATTCCTGCCTGATATCAGCCTATTTACCCGAAGAAAAAGCGCATTTGCTGGATTTAGCAGCACTTTCGTTGTTATTGCGTCAAGACGCACTCTGTTTAGAAGTACCCATTCCGGCTGTAGCTTGGGATTTAATTGATGAACAGGACTGGTCACATTCTTGGAAAAAATATTGGGAACCCACCCCCATTGGCGATCGCTTTTTAGTTTATCCGGCTTGGTTAACATTACCAGAACATTGCGATCGCTTATTATTACGTTTAGATCCGGGAATTGCCTTTGGAACCGGAACTCATGCTACCACCCAACTCTGTTTAGAATCCTTAGAAATGCGATTAGGAGGAGAACCCACTCAAGCGGTGATCGCAGATATTGGGTGCGGTTCGGGAATTTTATCCATTGGGGCAATTTTATTAGGCGCGTCTAAAGTTTATGCTGTTGATACTGATTCTTTAGCCACTCGTGCTACCAAAGAAAATAGTGAATTAAATCAGATTTCACCCGAACAAATTATTATTCAAGATGGGAGTGTGGAACAGGTGATTGAGGTGGCAGATCAACCAGTAGATGGGATTGTTTGTAATATTTTAGCTGAAGTTATTATTGATTTAATTCCTCAATTTGATGCGATCGCCAAGAAAAATACTTGGGCAGTTTTAAGCGGTATTTTAATGGATCAAGCTAAACCCATTGCGGATACTTTAGAGCAACATGGTTGGGTTGTCGCTACCTTATGGCGTCGGCAAGAATGGTGTTGTTTTAATATTCGACGAGCTTGACATCCTTCACGGTCTAAAGGCGAGTCGAACTCACGTTATTCCCTTATGCGGGAAGACAGTGTATGATTTTGGCAAACCCGATTACCCTCAACACCATCACCTAATGGTTGCAGAAAAAGCCGAACAAATCCTCAACGGTGCCATGCCAGAGTTTTTGCAGAATGGCTATGCTTGTACAAGTATGGACAAAGTAGCTAAGTCGGCAGGTGTGTCTAAACAAACCCTCTATAGCCATTTTTCCGATAAAGATGGATTATTTACGGCGTTAGTCGAACGAATTGCTACCGAAAAATTTAATCTGGTTTGGTCACAACCGTTACAGGGTGAACCTGAACAAGTATTAAGAGATTTAGCTAAACGCTTAGTCAAAGAAAATATTAATGATAATGAATATTTGTG is part of the Planktothrix serta PCC 8927 genome and harbors:
- a CDS encoding TetR/AcrR family transcriptional regulator; amino-acid sequence: MVAEKAEQILNGAMPEFLQNGYACTSMDKVAKSAGVSKQTLYSHFSDKDGLFTALVERIATEKFNLVWSQPLQGEPEQVLRDLAKRLVKENINDNEYLCFVRLIVAESGKRPDLAQLFLKKLCQPAVIILTQYLQNHPELNIIDCEATARIFVGSLIHFMMVQEVLSGKEVMPIEADRIIDSLIRLIINQKD
- a CDS encoding ATP-dependent helicase, giving the protein MTDDFDLDQVSSLYSIPTPEAESVVSDLTTNSLENIEQIQAFRAQKIEEIYQSLRPGQQQMADWKGGPLAISAVPGAGKSTGMAFAATLAIARYQLHGNHQLVIVTFTRSAAANIRAKVSQELKEMRLPLGGFFVYTLHGLALNIALKHPELSGLSLDNFTLILPTPSNRITRTCVEQWIAANPRHYQRLIEGVQFDGEETERLRRQSVLRTEVLPNLAWKVIQEAKSSGLQPQDLKEISEQIPDDYEVLKIAGGLYENYQNILRSQNLIDYDEMILAALRVLENPTIRQVWQNQVFAVFEDEAQDSTPLQSKLLRILACSSESITDDLDTLNLVRVGDPNQAINSTFTPADPIYFRRFCNDCEQLKRLATMDQAGRSSAIIIDAANYMLSWVNRSKLAGNEQPFQEQMIRLVGLNDHQSNANPPAYSRGLELCEPADIYQTVEWIVERIMTIIQDDPKGKFAILLRENKQGEFISSVFTNPQLYNIKIPEEFKTKIRIYDASQQARNSKIPAEILSLLQFLDRPHSPDYLKLALKVLGDRNLIPNLDYNKIAIHPEEFLYPGPLDPPQSEEIRKCRYFCCQLLQARLELPPYQLISFLALSLRYERTELATADKLAERIAKNTSGNHSMGTILDVLNDIVSSERFEPVDIDDEETSKESPYTREGQLTLITMHKAKGLDWDYVFIPFLQESTIPGSLRVLSQTKFLGELTLSEVARAQIRAASHGEESIPDVATAWEQAKDLKTAEEYRLLYVAMTRAKRFLWMAASRFSAYNWHKPENQQEQKACPVFIALKQQFPQHFLEKF
- a CDS encoding RuBisCO accumulation factor 1, giving the protein MSQTPQDPSLPLSSEPDPSANTANLVQLLRRKQGNWVEWGDACAKLQKSGYNPQQIFEETGFEPIQQNQVIVASQVFTSLVKGNLAEEIQSHFQHRGSDILYEFRILNQDERIIATEFADQRKLDADEARELAKAMKEFSRFSIFPEGFSNHPGDILAYQALKSARQHNDLQERSRLIAKGLKYAHTATAREKIEQLLTDFSVITKRSAPSLPIYRLETEEYLPRLIPVAGEFPITLSDFTAVPLIEELGKFRIVKSSGNAAWVGVPGWQVVMNAEDPVAILGNSANLPNPLPGQPEPVLIIVDRSQREWNGDAYFLVEESNHLDLQWFDENPGINLLGKLLLVVRPKKVWDEDQNHDVWQIDE
- the serA gene encoding phosphoglycerate dehydrogenase, whose amino-acid sequence is MPKVLVSDSIDQVGIDILSQVAQVDVKIGLPPEELVRIIPEYDALMIRSGTRVTQEMIEVADNLKIIGRAGVGVDNVDVPAATRKGIVVVNSPEGNTIAAAEHALAMMLSLSRYIPDANQSAKSGKWDRKSFIGVEVYKKTLGIVGLGKIGSHVAAAAKAMGMRLLAYDPFISQERADQIGCRLVDLDLLIRESDYMTLHIPKTKETYHLFNGEVFAKMKPTARLINCARGGVIDEAALAEALRNGQLAGAALDVFENEPLEADSPLRELGSKIVLTPHLGASTEEAQVNVAIDVAEQIRDVLLGLPARSAVNIPGLYPDVLEKLKPYLQLAETLGNLVGQLAGGRVDFLDVRLQGELAGTNSQAVVVASLKGLLSQALRERVNYVNASIEAKERGIRVIETRDASVTDYTGSLHLEAKGTLGSHSVTGALLGDQEIRITSVDDFPINVPPTRYMLFTLHRDMPGIIGKIGSLLGSFNVNIASMQVGRKIVRGEAVMVLSLDDPLPEGILAEIMKVSGIRDAYTVTL
- the prmA gene encoding 50S ribosomal protein L11 methyltransferase — translated: MANSWWEIKVLCDPMLEDDVFWRVETFGCRGTASQIKNNSCLISAYLPEEKAHLLDLAALSLLLRQDALCLEVPIPAVAWDLIDEQDWSHSWKKYWEPTPIGDRFLVYPAWLTLPEHCDRLLLRLDPGIAFGTGTHATTQLCLESLEMRLGGEPTQAVIADIGCGSGILSIGAILLGASKVYAVDTDSLATRATKENSELNQISPEQIIIQDGSVEQVIEVADQPVDGIVCNILAEVIIDLIPQFDAIAKKNTWAVLSGILMDQAKPIADTLEQHGWVVATLWRRQEWCCFNIRRA
- a CDS encoding DUF4349 domain-containing protein, translating into MNSHQIRTQTASKLGFCLGLIVSTFALFSCSSLNESNSAKVMSSPANAPVPAAESRQMADSAPEQTTPEPKKQSQLIKRAQLTLVVQSIHQTTESITEIIRKQQGDILKFEAQKSPDNSQRQTAYLEFRVPQQRLETTLNSLAKLGTVENQMITAEDVSDQLVDFQARLRNLRKSEEMVLKIMERSGSVGDVLKAANELSTIRESIERIDAQLRSLQNQVAYSTITLNIESVVSATPTQENLGLRVQETWGMATHAMGEFTWLLVGLMLWLLAFSPYLLIIGGAVYGYRWYRQTQMK
- a CDS encoding photosystem II S4 domain protein, which codes for MLPRDELLKGIENRESLARVLDLAEQALKNWEITLTDFLSPPELAESEKVFSRLTELQMVAWGGYPQAERQRLGIARSDLPLDPSQVSVVVLEISGNFLFDPATHRDFLGSMLGTGIVRDKTGDIIVLGERGAQTIVTPELADFLELNLTQVRSVPVKTQRIDPGELKVKEPKKKDLTTVEASLRLDAVASAGFGMSRSKMVSLIDGGDVRVNWKEITQASHQVKSGDLIAIRGKGRLEVKDIVITKKQRYRVELSRYQ